AGGTGAGCCGCCCCGACATGGACAAGTACGCGCAGCGCTCCCAGGAGCTGGCGGTCGGGTCGCAGGAGTCCGGATTCTTCGACCGTGAGATCGTCCCGGTGCAGCTCGAGGACGGCACCGAGGTCGCCAAGGACGACGGGCCCCGGGCCAGCTCGACGCTGGAGAAGCTCGCCGAGCTGCCGGAGGCGTTCGAGGGCGGTGGCGGGGTTACGGCCGGAAACTCGTGCCCTCTGAACGATGGGGCCGCCGCCGTGCTCCTGATGTCCGATACCAAGGCGAAGGACCTCGGCCTCAATCCGCGAGCGAGGATCGTGACCGCCGCCACCTTCGGAAACGAGCCGGAGTACATGGGCGTGGCTCCGATCGGAGCGATCAAGAAGGTGCTCGACCGCGCTGGGATGACCATCGACGACGTCGAGGTCGTGGAGCTGAACGAGGCCTTCGCGGCCCAGGTGATCCCGATCATGGACCAGTGCGGAATCCCGCTCGAGAAGCTCAACACGCACGGCGGTGCGATCGCGTTGGGCCACCCGTTCGGGATGACCGGGGCACGGATCATGACCACCTTGCTCAACGTGATGGAGACCGACGACTACCAGGTCGGCCTGGAGACGATGTGCGTCGCCGGCGGCCAGGGCAAGGCGATGATCGTCGAACGGCTCAGCTGAAGCGGGCGACGCCGCGGGCGACGGCGCTAGTCAGCCGCTCGGCCCGGCGCGGGCGGCGTGGAGCGGCGGGAACCGCCCCGGGCTCGGGGCGCCGCCAGGCGTTGCGAGTGCGTCGCGCCAGCTCGCGCTCGCGCTCGGCCATCAGGGCGATCATCAGGGCGGGATGCATGGCGAGCTCCTTTCGTTGCTAACCTGTGAAAAGCATTTGCCGGTGTTGCGAACACTAGCAAAGACGTTTTAGTGGTGTCGAGTCATGCGTGGCCCAGCCAAACAAGTTCCCGAGGAGCTCGAGCTGATCAGCTCGTTCGTCAACACGCTCCACCGGTCCGTCGACCCTGGCACGCCCGACGTCGAGCAGCTCACGTCGCCTGAGGCGCTTCGCTCGTGGATGCGCGAGCACGGCATCGCCGGGGGCGACGATCTGGGCGCGCAGGACCTGGAGGGCGCGATCGAGTTCAGGGAGGCGCTGCGGATGCTGCTCTGGGCGAACAACGGCGCCCAGCTCGATCCCGACGCGCTGCGGGCGCTACGAGGCGCCGCGGAGGAGGGGCTGATCCGCGTGGAGATCGACTCAGCCGGACAGGCGGCTGCCCGGCCGGCTGGAACGGGCGCCGGCGCGCTGTTCGCGCGGCTCTTGGCGGCCATCGCCGACTCTCAGGCGGCTGGGAGCTGGCAGCGGATCAAGGCCTGCGCCGCCGAGGACTGCCAGTGGGCGTTCTACGACCACTCCCGGAACCGCTCGCGGGCCTGGTGCACGATGGAGGTGTGCGGCAACCGCGCGAAGACCCGGACGTACCGCGCGAGGCGAAAGCAAGATTAGGGCTCAGCCCGCCGCCTCGGCCTTTCGGAGGCCCCCGCCGATCGCCTCCCTCTCGCAGAGGGATCAGCGAACGCTGCGGGACCTGCTCGGCCGCGCAGTCGAGAGCCTCGAGACGGATCAGTCGTCGAACAGGGCGTAGCCGTACTCGCCGCGCCTGTAGGCGAGCTTGGCGATTGCCGACATCCGGTCGTCGTCGTTGCGTTCGAGCTGATCGAACCGGGAGCGAACGCGATCTGTCGCCCGGGCGCAGAAGGTCTCTGCGATGTAGCGCTCCTGGCCCGAGGGCTCCACGCCCTGCTCGTCGAAGATCGAAGTGACCCTGGAGAGCACGGCGATCTGGGCGAAGATGTCGGCAATCGAGTCGGCGAGGCGCTTCTGGGCGAACTGGCGGTGGACGATCTCCCGTTTGTGCTTGCGGAGCAGCGACTCTGAGACATCGCGCAGCTCCTTGACCTGATCGGAGACGGACTCTGCGTGCCTGGAGAGCTCAGGGTGCGCCCGGCTGATCCGGTGAGGGCGCACCTCGCGCTGGATCCTGCCGCCGAAGTAGTCGATCAGCACCCCGATCGAACCGATCGGATCCGCGAGTCCCACCTCGCCGAGGCCCGAGAGCTTCTCGCCTAGCGGCTTCAGGCCGGAGAGCGCGACGAAGGCTCGCAGCACGTCGTTCGCGCCTTCGAAGATCGGGAAGATCCGGATGTCGCGGAGGACCTTCTCGAACGGCTGGGTGCGCAGGTATCCCTCGCCCCCCTTGAGCTGGAGGGCGCGGTTGGCCGCGTACCACAGGAACTCCGTCCCGGAGACCTTGGAGACCGCCGACTCCAGCGAGTAGTCGGGCACCCCCGCATCCACCAGGCCGCAGGTGAGGTAGCACATCGCCTCGAGCCCAAACAGGTGGGAGACCATCCAGCCGATCTTGTCCTGGACCAGTTCGAAGTCGGCCAGGGCATGGCCGAACTGTTGCCGTTCCTTGACGTGGTCAATGGCCATGTCCAGCAGCCACTTGGCGGCCCCAACTGAGCCGGTCCCGAGCCCGATGCGGCCGTTGTTGAGGATCTCCATCGCGATGTGGAACCCCTCGCCCGGCTCACCGAGCACGTTCTCCGGCGACACCCGCACGTCCTTGAAGTAGAGGCGCCGGAGGTCGTTGCCTCGCAGCCCCATGGTGTCGTAGCGCTCGCCCACCTCGAAGCCCTTCATTCCCGCCTCGACGATCAACGCGATGTGGCGCTCGGTGCCGTCCACCTCGCAGCGGGCGAAGGTCGTGAAGACCGAGCCCGTGCCACCGTTGCCGATGAACCGCTTCTCCCCGTTCAGCAACCAGGAGCCGTCGGCCTGCTGGACCGCGCGGCTGGTGATGTGGTAGGCGTCCGAGCCGGCGTTCGGCTCGGTCAGCGCGAACCCCGCCAGCTTGCGGCCGGCGGCGAGGTCGGGGAGGAAGCGCTCCTTCTGCTCCTCGGTGCCGAACAGGTGAATGCCCTTGAAGCCGATCGACTGGTGGACTCCCAGGACGATCGACAGCGTGGCGTCGATCCGCGCAAAGGCCTCGAACACGCGCGCATAGCCGGTTTGCGAGAGGCCCTGGCCGCCGTAGCGCTCGGGGACATACAGGCCACACAGGCCACGCTCGCCGAGCTCGCGGATCACGTCGTCGCCGATCCAGCGCTCTTCCTCGATCCTGCGCGGGTCGAGCCGCGAGCCGAGCTCATCGGCTGCCGCAATCAGCGCCCGCACCCGCTCCTGCTCCGCCGCGTCGGGCTGCGGCCATGGAAAGACGAGGTCCTCGTGGATCTCGCCGAGGAACAGCGACTTCGCGAAGGATGAACACGGCTGCTCCGTCCGCGCTCGCTCGACCCTCGCCTCGGTCGCGGCTTCCATCAACGCGAGGGTACCCTGCGACGCGATGCACGGGCCCGGCTCCAACCCGGCGCCCCAGCGCCGGCGTCCGATCCCGGCCGTCTACCGGCGCCGCCGGCTGGCGGCGCTCGCGCTCGTCGTCGCTCTGGTCGTCGCCGTGATCTTCGCCACGCGCGACGGTGGAGGAGGACAGTCGTCGGTGCGCGAGATCGTGCGGGCCCAGCGCGAGGCCCAGCCGGTGCGCTTCACGATCGAGGCGAGCGGCGACCTGTTGATCCACACAGCGGTCTGGGAGCGCGCCCTGGCCCTGGGCGGCTCCGACTACGACTTCGCCCCCCTGTTCGATGCGATCAAGCCCTATGTAGCCGGCGCCGACCTGGCTCTCTGCCACGTCGAGACGCCGATGACCGCGGCCCCGCCGGCGAGCTACCCGATCTTCAACACCCCGCCGGAGCTGGCCCGGGGGATTGCGGCGACCGGTTGGGATGCCTGCGATACGGCCTCGAACCACTCCCTGGACCAGGCGCAGACCGGGGTCGATCAGACCGGCAAGGCGCTCGACCACGTCGGCGTCGAGCACACCGGTTCCTTTCCGTCGTCCGGGGCGCGCCGCAAGCCGGTCATCGTCAACGTCCACGGCGTCAAGGTCGCTCTGCTGGCCTATACCACGGACACCAACGGGATCCCGCTGCCCCACCCGTGGTCGGTCAACATCGCCAGCCGCGCGCGAGTGCTCGCCGACGCGCGCCGGGCGCGACGGATGGGCGCCGAGGCGGTGATCGTCAACCTCCACTGGGGTGGTGAGATCGTTCCCGAGTACCAGTCCCAGCCCAGCTCCGCGCAGCTTCAGCTGGTGAAGAGGCTCACCGCATCCGGCCTGATCACGGCGATCGTCGGGCAGGGCCCGCACGCCGTGCAGCCGATCGAGCGGGTCAACGGGAGGTTCGTCGTCTTCAGCGAGGGCAACCTGGTCTCGAACCAAAGCCCCGAGGCGGGGTTGCCGGAGTCGAGCCAGGACGGGCTGATCGCGCTGCTCGACTGCGTCGCCACGGGCGCCAAGGTGGAGGTGCGCGGAGTGCGGTACGTGCCGGTGTTCGTCAACCACCCCGACTACCGGGTGCTGCCCATCGGCGACGCGATCAAGCGGGGCGATGGCGACCCGGCCCTGCTGCGCGGGTCCTATGAGCGGACCGTCAGCGTCGCCGGACGGGGCCGGGGAATCGAGCCGGTGCCCCCGAAACTGCCCAGCCACTGAGCGATTGGGTACCCATAGGGGCCCGAATGTTTCGGTCGAAGGCAAAAGCCCCCAATCGGGGGCAAGGTATGCCCGCTGAGACGCTCCCGGAGTGTGACCACAAATGTGGTTACAAGACGGGAGGGTGTCCGGGAGGGCCCGTAGACCGGCCCAGGGGATCGGCAAGGACGAAGCCGCAGTTGTCGCTACTCGATCAGCTCGTTCGCCTCGTCGGCGATCACGCGGGCCAGGGCCAGCGAGGAGGTGGCCGCGGGCGAGGGAGCGTTGCGAACGTGCACCGCCCGCTCGGTGCGGTGGACGACGAAGTCGTCGACCAGCGAGCCGTCGCGTGCGACCGCCTGGGCGCGCACGCCGGCCGGACCGGGACGCACATCCGCCGCCCGCAGTTCGGGGACGAAGCGCCGCAGCTCGCCGACGAAGGCCTTGCGACTCGCGGCTGGGCCGAGCTCACCCGCCGCGGTGTGCCAGTGATCACGCAGCAGCCGCCAGGTGCCGGGCCAGGTGAGGGTCTCGGCCAGGTCGCGCGGGCTGACCCGCTCCAAGCGGTAGGCGTCGCGGGCCCCGACCAGCAACGCCGACGGGCCCAGCAACACCTCATTGTCGATGCGCCGGGTCAGGTGCATGCCGAGAAAGGGGAGATCGGGGTCCGGGACCGGGTAGATGCTGCCCCGGACAAGCTCTCGGCGCTCCGGTTTGAGGCGCAGGTAGGCCCCCCGAAAGGGAATGATGCGCGGCTCAGCCGGGGCGCCGCAGGCGGCGGCGAGGCGGTCCGACCACGCTCCCGCACAGCAGATCGCCGCCGCGGCCCTGATCGTGCCCGTTGGGTGGTCGATCGCGATCGATTTGGCCTCCGCTGACAGCGACACCCCGGCACACCCCGTGACCACCCGCCCACCGCGGCGCTCCAGCTCGGCGGCGAAGCTCGCCGCCACCCGCGCGAAGTCGACGACGCCGGTGGCGGGAGAGTGAAGGGCCGCGATCCCGGTGGCGTGCGGCTCGATCTCGCGTAGCTCTTCGGCTTCGATCCGGCGCAGTCCCGGGACCTGATTCGCCTGCCCTCGGCGCTCCAGCTCGTCGAGCGCCTCCAGCTCATCGTCGGCGGTCGCGACGATCAGCTTGCCGTTCCTTGCCGTCGGGATCCCGTGCTCGTTGCAGTAGGAGTAGAGCTCCCTGGAGCCTGCCACGCACAGCCGGGCCTTGAGCGAGCCGGGCCGGTAGTAGACCCCGGCGTGGATCACGCCGCTGGTCCTGCCGCTCTGGTGAGCCGCGATCCTCGACTCGCGCTCGAGCACCACCACCCGCAGGTCGTCGTGGCGCCGGACGAGCTCCCTCGCCGTGGCGAGGCCGACGATCCCCGCGCCGATCACGACCACGTCGCAGGTCGTGGGCGGCGATTCGGGCGCTGGGGTTCGCGGCGTCACCCGCGGGACGCTATCCGGGAGGGCATCGCGCGTACCATCGCTTTCGCCGTGGCCCTGCCGTTGAAGCCCCCAGTGCAGCCCCAGCTGGCCCTCTCCCGCAAGGAGATTCCGGAGGGCGAGGAATGGGTGTACGAGCCGAAGTTCGACGGCTTCCGCGTGCTCGTGTTCGTGGACGGCGAGGACCTCTACCTTCAGTCCCGCACGGGCAAGCCGCTGCTTCGCTACTTCCCCGAGCTCGATTTCCCTGCGGGCCGTTACGTGCTGGATGGCGAGTTGGTGATCCTCGACAAGGACGGCCGGGAGGAGTTCGACGCGCTCCAGAACCGCCTCCACCCGGCGGAGTCGCGCGTGCGGATGCTCGCGGCCTCGACGCCGGCACGGTTCCGGGCATTCGACCTGCTTGCGGAGGGAGGCGAGAAGCTGCTCGCCAGGCCCTTCGCTGAGCGTCGCGAGCGCCTCCAATCATTGGTCGCCGGTCTCGGAGGGCGCAAGAAGTCCGTCGCCGGCTCCGTCGAGCTGACGCCGCTGGCGGCCAGGCTCGCCAAGGCCGCCCCCTGGCTCGAGTCGGGCGAGGGCGTGATCGCGAAGCAGCTGGATGCCCCGTACCGCCCCGGCGAGCGCAAGGGGATGGTGAAGGTGAAGCGGGTGCGAACCGCGGACTGCGTCGTGGTCGGCTGGCGGCCCGGCAAGGAGGAGGGCACCGTCGGCTCGCTGATCCTGGGCCTGTACCAGCGCGGCCAGCTCCGAGTCGTGGGACACACCTCGGGCTTTCGGGCCAAGGAGAAGCGCGAACTTGTGGCCAGGCTGGCGCCGTACGAGACCGGCGAGCGAGGCTCCGGCGATCCAAGCCGGTGGTCGCACGACCGCGACCTGGAGTGGATCGAGCTGCGCCCCGAGCTCGTGGTCGAGGTCTCCTTCGATCACGTCAGCGACGGCCGCATCCGCCACGGCACCAAGGTCCTGCGCTGGCGCGACGACAAGGACCCGAAGGACTGCCGCTTCGACCAGCTCGCCCAGTGATCGGCCCCTGGCATTCGAACGGAGAGGAGCGCATGGAGACCCTCAAGACGATGATCTACGAGCGCGACGGGCGCGTGGCGCGCATCACCCTGGACCGGCCCGAGCGAGGCAACGGGATCACGCTCGAGATGCCGCGTGAGCTGTCGGCCTGCGTCGAGCGGGCGAATCTGGACCCCGAGGTGCACGTCCTGGCCCTGTCCGGCAACGGCTCGGGCTTTTGCGGCGGCTACGACCTCGTCGCCTCCGCCGAGGCGATGAAGGAGGGGTTCGGAGCCGACGAGGCGCCCAGGGGCTCAGCGTTGGATCCGGCGGTGCAGGCGGCGAACCACGACCCGGATCGCGTCTGGGACCCGGTGGTCGACTTCCAGATGATGTCGCGGAACGTGCGCGGCTTCATGAGCCTCTTCCACTCCGAGAAGCCGGTGCTCTGCAAGGTGCACGGCTTCTGCGTTGCCGGTGGCACCGACATGGCGCTTTGCTCTGACCTGCTGGTGGTCGAGGACGAGGCGAAGATCGGCTACCCGCCGGCTCGGATGTGGGGCGTGCCCACGACGGCGCTGTGGGCTTGGCGGATCGGGGCGGCCCGGGCGAAGCGGCTGCTCCTCACGGGCGACTCGATCTCGGGCACGGAGGCCGCCGAATGGGGGCTGGCCGCGGAGGTGGCGCCCGCCAATCGTCTCGACCAGCGCTTCGAGGCGCTGCTCGGCCGAGTGGCGCGAGTGCCGGTCAACCAGCTCGTGATGCACAAGCTGCTCGTCAACCAGGCCGTCTACGCGCAGGGCCTGCACGCGACGCAGTTGCTCGGCACCTTCTTCGACGGCGTCGCCCGTCACACGCCCGAGGGCTACGCGTTCCAGCGCCGGGCGGCCGAGGCTGGATGGGGGGAGGCGGTCCGCGAGCGCGACGAGCCCTTCGGCGACCTCGGCCGCTCCACGTTCAAGGGGTAGCCACAGGTACTCTGCGCCGCCGTGGCCCGCGGCAATCCCGAGATCACGCCGGAGTCGCTTCGCGCCCGGGTCGCCGGCAGCTTCCCTGCCGATTTGGGGGTGGAGCCGCTCGAGATCACCGACGATCGCTCGACCGGTCGGATCGTCGTCGACGCGCGCCACCTGCACCCCGGTGGGCTGGTCCACGGCGGCGCCTGGGTCGCGCTCGCCGACTCGGTCGCCGCCTGGCAAACCTTCCGGCACCTGCCACCCGGCTACAACTTCACCACCGTGGAGATGAAGCTGAACGTGTTCGCCGCCGGGCGCCCGGGGGACGAGCTGATCGCGACCGCCGAGCACCTCCATGCCGGGCGCAGCACCCACGTGGTCGAGGTTCGTGTGCGTAGCGCCGAGCGCCTGGTGGCGAACCTGTTGGTCACCCAGCTGGTGCTCGCCCCGCCGGACTGACGAGGGGCTACGGCACCCGGTGGACCTCGAACATGTTGGTGCCCAGGTCCTGCCGAGGCAGCCCGGCGGTGACCCCGATCAGCTCGCCGCTTTGGGCAACTCCCTCTTCCTTGGCCAACCGGGCGCACTCGTCCAGCAGGGTGCGCAGGCTCGTCCAGTCCTCGGCGAGCGCGCAGCTGACTCCGAACAGCAGGCGGAGCCGGCGCACGGTTTCGAGCCGCGGTGAGACGGCCAGCACCGGCACCCTCGGCCGGTGCGCCGAGACCAGCCGCGCCGTGCGGCCGCTGCGCGTCGGGACGACCACCGCGGCGAGCCCGAGCGTGTAGGTCGAGCCCACGGCCGCCCGGGCGACGGAGCCGGCGACGTCCGAAGCCTCGGTAGTGACGCGGTTGAACAGCCAGTCGCCGTACGGGAGGTCCGGCTCCGCCTCGCGGGCGAT
This genomic interval from Solirubrobacterales bacterium contains the following:
- a CDS encoding crotonase/enoyl-CoA hydratase family protein, translating into METLKTMIYERDGRVARITLDRPERGNGITLEMPRELSACVERANLDPEVHVLALSGNGSGFCGGYDLVASAEAMKEGFGADEAPRGSALDPAVQAANHDPDRVWDPVVDFQMMSRNVRGFMSLFHSEKPVLCKVHGFCVAGGTDMALCSDLLVVEDEAKIGYPPARMWGVPTTALWAWRIGAARAKRLLLTGDSISGTEAAEWGLAAEVAPANRLDQRFEALLGRVARVPVNQLVMHKLLVNQAVYAQGLHATQLLGTFFDGVARHTPEGYAFQRRAAEAGWGEAVRERDEPFGDLGRSTFKG
- a CDS encoding PaaI family thioesterase, which encodes MARGNPEITPESLRARVAGSFPADLGVEPLEITDDRSTGRIVVDARHLHPGGLVHGGAWVALADSVAAWQTFRHLPPGYNFTTVEMKLNVFAAGRPGDELIATAEHLHAGRSTHVVEVRVRSAERLVANLLVTQLVLAPPD
- a CDS encoding acyl-CoA dehydrogenase family protein, giving the protein MEAATEARVERARTEQPCSSFAKSLFLGEIHEDLVFPWPQPDAAEQERVRALIAAADELGSRLDPRRIEEERWIGDDVIRELGERGLCGLYVPERYGGQGLSQTGYARVFEAFARIDATLSIVLGVHQSIGFKGIHLFGTEEQKERFLPDLAAGRKLAGFALTEPNAGSDAYHITSRAVQQADGSWLLNGEKRFIGNGGTGSVFTTFARCEVDGTERHIALIVEAGMKGFEVGERYDTMGLRGNDLRRLYFKDVRVSPENVLGEPGEGFHIAMEILNNGRIGLGTGSVGAAKWLLDMAIDHVKERQQFGHALADFELVQDKIGWMVSHLFGLEAMCYLTCGLVDAGVPDYSLESAVSKVSGTEFLWYAANRALQLKGGEGYLRTQPFEKVLRDIRIFPIFEGANDVLRAFVALSGLKPLGEKLSGLGEVGLADPIGSIGVLIDYFGGRIQREVRPHRISRAHPELSRHAESVSDQVKELRDVSESLLRKHKREIVHRQFAQKRLADSIADIFAQIAVLSRVTSIFDEQGVEPSGQERYIAETFCARATDRVRSRFDQLERNDDDRMSAIAKLAYRRGEYGYALFDD
- a CDS encoding acetyl-CoA C-acyltransferase; the protein is MPEAVIVDAVRTPIGRAFKGSLAQQRPDEMGAYVVDRLLERNPDVEPASVEDVFCGCGLPQGLQAFNIARIITLLSERLPQTVNGVTVSRYCSSSLDAIRHAGNAIKAGEGDTYVAAGVEWVSRYNERQEAAGVADQNERLQGKDGQPDAYIQMGETAVNVAKKYEVSRPDMDKYAQRSQELAVGSQESGFFDREIVPVQLEDGTEVAKDDGPRASSTLEKLAELPEAFEGGGGVTAGNSCPLNDGAAAVLLMSDTKAKDLGLNPRARIVTAATFGNEPEYMGVAPIGAIKKVLDRAGMTIDDVEVVELNEAFAAQVIPIMDQCGIPLEKLNTHGGAIALGHPFGMTGARIMTTLLNVMETDDYQVGLETMCVAGGQGKAMIVERLS
- a CDS encoding CGNR zinc finger domain-containing protein, whose translation is MRGPAKQVPEELELISSFVNTLHRSVDPGTPDVEQLTSPEALRSWMREHGIAGGDDLGAQDLEGAIEFREALRMLLWANNGAQLDPDALRALRGAAEEGLIRVEIDSAGQAAARPAGTGAGALFARLLAAIADSQAAGSWQRIKACAAEDCQWAFYDHSRNRSRAWCTMEVCGNRAKTRTYRARRKQD
- the lhgO gene encoding L-2-hydroxyglutarate oxidase, producing MTPRTPAPESPPTTCDVVVIGAGIVGLATARELVRRHDDLRVVVLERESRIAAHQSGRTSGVIHAGVYYRPGSLKARLCVAGSRELYSYCNEHGIPTARNGKLIVATADDELEALDELERRGQANQVPGLRRIEAEELREIEPHATGIAALHSPATGVVDFARVAASFAAELERRGGRVVTGCAGVSLSAEAKSIAIDHPTGTIRAAAAICCAGAWSDRLAAACGAPAEPRIIPFRGAYLRLKPERRELVRGSIYPVPDPDLPFLGMHLTRRIDNEVLLGPSALLVGARDAYRLERVSPRDLAETLTWPGTWRLLRDHWHTAAGELGPAASRKAFVGELRRFVPELRAADVRPGPAGVRAQAVARDGSLVDDFVVHRTERAVHVRNAPSPAATSSLALARVIADEANELIE
- a CDS encoding CapA family protein — protein: MHGPGSNPAPQRRRPIPAVYRRRRLAALALVVALVVAVIFATRDGGGGQSSVREIVRAQREAQPVRFTIEASGDLLIHTAVWERALALGGSDYDFAPLFDAIKPYVAGADLALCHVETPMTAAPPASYPIFNTPPELARGIAATGWDACDTASNHSLDQAQTGVDQTGKALDHVGVEHTGSFPSSGARRKPVIVNVHGVKVALLAYTTDTNGIPLPHPWSVNIASRARVLADARRARRMGAEAVIVNLHWGGEIVPEYQSQPSSAQLQLVKRLTASGLITAIVGQGPHAVQPIERVNGRFVVFSEGNLVSNQSPEAGLPESSQDGLIALLDCVATGAKVEVRGVRYVPVFVNHPDYRVLPIGDAIKRGDGDPALLRGSYERTVSVAGRGRGIEPVPPKLPSH
- a CDS encoding ATP-dependent DNA ligase — protein: MALPLKPPVQPQLALSRKEIPEGEEWVYEPKFDGFRVLVFVDGEDLYLQSRTGKPLLRYFPELDFPAGRYVLDGELVILDKDGREEFDALQNRLHPAESRVRMLAASTPARFRAFDLLAEGGEKLLARPFAERRERLQSLVAGLGGRKKSVAGSVELTPLAARLAKAAPWLESGEGVIAKQLDAPYRPGERKGMVKVKRVRTADCVVVGWRPGKEEGTVGSLILGLYQRGQLRVVGHTSGFRAKEKRELVARLAPYETGERGSGDPSRWSHDRDLEWIELRPELVVEVSFDHVSDGRIRHGTKVLRWRDDKDPKDCRFDQLAQ